The following coding sequences are from one Kogia breviceps isolate mKogBre1 chromosome X, mKogBre1 haplotype 1, whole genome shotgun sequence window:
- the SNX12 gene encoding sorting nexin-12, which yields MSDTAVADTRRLNSKPQDLTDAYGPPSNFLEIDIFNPQTVGVGRARFTTYEVRMRTNLPIFKLKESCVRRRYSDFEWLKNELERDSKIVVPPLPGKALKRQLPFRGDEGIFEESFIEERRQGLEQFINKIAGHPLAQNERCLHMFLQEEAIDRNYVPGKVRQ from the exons ATGTCGGACACCGCAGTAGCTGACACTCGGCGCCTTAACTCGAAGCCGCAGGACCTGACTGACGCTTATGGGCCGCCAAGTAACTTCCTGGAGATCGACATCTTTAACCCACAGACGGTGGGCGTGGGCCGCGCGCGCTTCACCACCTATGAGGTTCGCATGCGG ACAAACCTACCTATCTTCAAGCTGAAAGAGTCCTGTGTACGACGGCGCTACAGTGACTTTGAGTGGCTAAAAAATGAGCTGGAGCGAGATAGTAAG ATTGTAGTACCACCACTGCCTGGGAAAGCCTTGAAGCGGCAGCTTCCTTTTCGAGGAGATGAAGGGATCTTTGAGGAGTCCTTTATTGAAGAAAGGAGGCAGGGCCTCGAACAGTTTATTAACAA AATTGCTGGGCACCCACTGGCTCAGAACGAACGCTGCCTACACATGTTCCTGCAGGAGGAGGCAATTGACAGGAACTACGTCCCTGGGAAGGTGCGCCAGTAG